CTGAAGCGTAGAGTGGGAGGTCTGCACCAGGTGTCGAAACTCTACTACAAAACACTGAGCGAGGTTTGGGAGAATCGAGGGGAATCAAATACGACTGTGCAGAGGACAGTCCCTGCCATCTGCATCCTGCTCTCCAAAGACCCCCTGGATCCCCAGGAGCCTGGATACCAACCCCCACAAGCCCCGGGCGTCCCCGCAGAGGACACAGAGACGCGGAGAGCTGTGGTTAGGCCGGACCTCAGTCCCTCCTCACAGCTCCCATCCAAGAGAGTCTGTCGGGATGACATGCTGGGTGTTTGTTCCTTTTGAACGTCCAGAGTCTGATATTACTGCAAGTATTTCTAAAACAACTGGAACCTGAGACAGCCTCACTTGTTTTATTATGATGGTTTAGCAGGATCATATTTGAATACCATATGTGCATGATATCCATATTTTATGAATTTACTTACTCcactacatttatttaattgctAAATTTTCAAAAAAtagtaaataaagacaaatattGCTTAACTGTTACTATCCAGAGCTTAACTGTTAAAATATTAACAGAAAATAGCTTTTTGCACATAGCGCATGATCCATTTAGTACATAAAGTATAGATTAAATGGTTTTGGACTTTTATTGAGGTACCACCATTAAATACCAGACATGTCTTCAATATCTTGTCTTGTTGTTATAGTTATGTataaaaaatcattttaatacTTCATCTCCCACAGTTTGTTTGTAGGAAATATTTACATTGAATGtgatttaatgtatttatttatttatttatttatattaaacgATCTAAGGAAAATTTTCGGAGGGAACAGATTTGTAAATGCTTGAATATTCTATCTATTTAATGCAAGAACAAGATATGAATATTTTTGGTTATAATACAAATGTTATTTATGGAGCACAGGCCAAACACGTGTTTAAATCACGCATTCAATGAGAGTAGGCCTGTATTCCAAGCAAGCGCTTCTATTTCCCATGTGACATTTAACTGTGTAATAAAGTACATACATGTGAAGAATGTTTGACGCGCTCTTATTTTtaggtcaaaataaaaccgtctacagtaaaaaaaaaaacgagctgCGGTTTGCACATGCGCAGAAGAAAATCGTGTACGTGACCGGCGGTTCTGCTAGCTGTAGCCTCCGCCTGCCAGACTTCACCGGTGCGTGTAGTCCAGCTGCTCATCACCATGTTCAGTGCCGCCGTCCGACTTTCTGTCTCCGGGGTCCGGGCTCTGACCCGCACGCAACCACGTTGCCAAGGTAATATTTCCATTTTGCGGACACTTCCGTATTTCGTTTTGGGGTCGTGCGAAACCACGTTGTAGCTGAAACCCATCGTGGCGGTCTGCACAGTGGCGGTGACCGCAAGCGCGTTGCTAGCTAGCATTAGCTCCCGTTAGCGTAGCCGGTGTAGCTTTTACCGATGAAACCACGCACCGCGCAGTCAAAGCGCCGGGGATTCAGTCCAACCGTGTTGCGTGTAGCTTAACGTTGCCATCGGTCGCGTAGGACGAGTCTGGGCTGCTCTAGTCTTGTCTCCGTGAGCGGCTCGGTGCCTCCTGTGCCCTTGCCATGACCCAGTTGCAAGGCGCAGACTCGGGCCCTGTGattgtgctgctgatgcttcctGCTAACATGCTAACGACGGTTgacttgtgtgttgtgttgacaAACGTCCGCTATTGTTCTGCCGCTGTGTTTTTTACAGCCACAATATGCTACTCCTGTCTTATTCTGTTAGAGAATTAACTAAAACTCCTTTTCTTTTAGAGAATAAACTAAAACTAGTAAAAGCTGGTAGGTGCACAGTGTCTGACTCCATAAAAAGTGATAAACACATATGTATATTAAAAGAATaaagtcatttcctgttttttcagTGTTTGCACAGTTTGGTTGGAACAGGTCTCTCGTATCAGCACGTTGGCTATAATCCAGACATTACCAGACAGTTTTGTCCTTTACAACCAGTAGACATCCTTGACTTTGTTTGCCTTTCCGCATTACCTGACACCAGATGCCACTGTTGATcctgttttttttgggggggacaGAATGCCTAACCAGACATTGTGcttttgtctgcagctgttttggCCTCGAGGTGTTATTCACATGGGACCCAGGAGACGGATGAGGAGTTTGATTCCCGCTGGGTCACCTATTTCAACAGGCCAGACATCGACGCATGGGAGTTGAGAAAGGGTAAGAAAATGGACTTTTCAGCTCTAAACTTACAAATCTTCCATAAGTAATGATAAATTCATTTCTGCTATTTCAAAGAGTAAAGTAACACTTTGAAAATAACTAGCAGGGTGATTTTGAAGTC
The genomic region above belongs to Betta splendens chromosome 6, fBetSpl5.4, whole genome shotgun sequence and contains:
- the rpp25a gene encoding ribonuclease P protein subunit p25a codes for the protein MEPQSAPFTADVTSPKLGGHNLRRVSRTEDSSPFPIPGLAADILHMRVKEGSKIRNLLRLAAARMQGDRGGTCGTPPRQVVFSGSGRGLTKTITCVEILKRRVGGLHQVSKLYYKTLSEVWENRGESNTTVQRTVPAICILLSKDPLDPQEPGYQPPQAPGVPAEDTETRRAVVRPDLSPSSQLPSKRVCRDDMLGVCSF